CGCTGGACCTGGAAAATGGGAAATTTCATTCATGGGCGACGTTATTCAAAGTACAAGCAAACATACACTCTGTTCTGGAACATATTCAGCCCCCCACTGAAGAAACTGCTGCGAAGGCATACCAAGCCTCAAAAGAGGCTGACCTCCCTCTCTGGACTCGCCTGGACAATGTGGTCCTACAATGGATTTATGCTACCGTGTCTACTGAAATTCTGGACACCATTCTCGTCCAAGATGACGTTGCTGAAAAGGCATGTAAACGAGTGGAGAGTTTGTTTCATGATAACAAAAATACCCGTGCCGTATACCTTGAAACAAAGTTCACCACAACAGTTATGGCAGATTTTTCTTCGATTACGGCATATTCGAACCGCCTTCAGTCCCTAGCCACCCAACTCGCCAATGTCGGCGCCCCGGTATCTGAAAACCGCCTTGTCCTCCGCCTCCTTGCGGGTCTCCCGGAAGCATACAGATACTTCGTCACCAATATGCAACAGAAAAAGAGATTGCCGGGTTTCGTAGAAATGGTCTCGCGTCTCAAGATGGAAGACAACACAAATAAAGAATGGGCTGCCCGTGACAGTGGTGGTGCCGCCCTCCTTCTGGTTGATGACGACCCCACACCTCCCCAACATCACCCCCATGGCAATAACAACAACCATGGTGGTGGCCGAAATCATGGTGGTGGCCGAAATCATGGTGGTGGGCGAAACATTTACAGAGGCAAGAAACCATCTTACCGTGGAAGGAGTAACAACAACCACCACCGTGGCGGTAATCACGGCGGTGGAGGGGGTGGCAGCAGTCACGGCGGCAGCAATTCCAGCGGCTACAACAACCACAATGGGTCAAGCCGTGGACGAGGGGGACACAATGTAGGAGATATAACTAATAGTATATGAAATTAGAATGCCTTATCTGAAATTATGTCGTGGTGTGACACcaatcactgccctaaagttgaatttTCCCCGCTACACACACGGACTCATGGCAATCAACCCCCAGGGTTACACGACTCTTCATATCCGGTGTGGACGGATACGAAGATTGAGAACACCCTTAAACAATGCCCAAAACAATGGTAGATTTTGTGTTTTTCATTTTGGAGAGGATGAAGAGGTTAATTTTCTGTGTGTCTAGAGGAATAATCAATAGCCTTTAAATAGGCCGAAACAATCAACAAGAATAGAAGGTTATTAATTGGTCATCAATTAGGCCATAAATGGAGGAAGCAATTAAGGTAATAATGGTCAACAAATCAATTAGTTGACATTACACAATCAATTCAATAATTACGCTCCAAAATTGATGATTCATAGTAGGAAAACCCACATTGTATTTACGGGAACTTTAATTCTTTTGAAGCAACATAATTTGGAGTTTTTCAACATAGACCAAAAGGGGAAAAACTCCAACATTCCCCCACATGATTCAAAAGAACATAGGCTTTATTATGAGAAGATGTTTTGggcaaggtatacttagttttaCAAGTATCAATGTCTTGTGGACTTGAATTGATACCTAGTGCATACTAGTATGTCATACAACCATGTAAGGTAGAATTACCCTTGAACCTTGCATGGGGATTGTAGTAACACAATAGCGCACCAAACTTTTCTCAAAACAAGTACTGTTCTCGCGAACTTTAATAGTCGATGCCCCACGATTTCCTGGTTTTTCATGAACGCTCTAGAGGGCCTATCCTAAGGAACCTCATAGGGGATTGGGCGTAACCCCCACATTCACATAGGTAAGTTCATCAAGTTTGTACTGTCACAAACCACCTTCACAAGGCTATGAACTTATTAAGAGTTTTGACTCAACCTTACACATATGACAGTAGAAAAAGTACTACATCACTTTAATTTATTAATAGGAATGGTTGTAGTACAATACTTGAGTTCTTTTGTGACTTCGTTTGACCCATTGAACTTAGTTATTTCTAAGACAGGTATCAATCACAATTTACTCACCATAGGCTTCATACCCATTCCTTAATGCTGACTCTAGCACACAATTTCTACAAAGGCCTTTGATGAGAGAATCTCAATATTCCTCTCACGTTCACGTGACATCACAATTTTTCATGATCAATATCCATGCCTCAATCATGTATTCTAATTACATTACAAACTATCTCAATTATAGCTTGTAAGCCAAAACCATGGTACTAATGGAGTTGGATTCACCAATAATGGATCTCACATTTTCCAATTAACTCATTGTACCTGACAAGAGTGACAACCCACATACATAGTAATATGTAAATAATAATGTGGAGAAACAGAAAAATCACCTTACCCCCACAATGAGCTAAcatccaacttttttttttttttctaatggtAGAATCCATTGATATGGATATCAACTCCATAGTAGAATTATCACTTTCTATTAATCCAACGGACATCTCAACCATACTCGTTTGACCATCATCCCTAGGTACATTTCAGTGATTAATGGAGAACGCTTCACATTCTCCACCTGCAACACAAGATTGTCTACATATTCTGCTTATCACATAAGCCACATCAAGTTGAGAACCAAACATAAACCATTAGACCTTCAAACACGTTAGCCTATTTGATCATGGAAGACTATTTCCACATAAATTTCAACAACAATATGCTAGGAATATACTATATAATGAAGGCAACTCCATAGGAAATTGGTTCTTACCAAACACCTGTTCTACGTATTCATTTTAGTTGGGTAGCACCTTTACCAACTTATTTGTCCCATTTTGTCTTTCATCttgtttgaaaaaaaataaagattgtAGTCTCATTCGAAGCATTAACGTGTGTACAATGCAACAAAATATGATCCACATAAGTCATACGATCAAAGCCAATCATATTTGAACACACACATCCATCAAATCCACTCACGATTAAATAAAAGTAACTAGGATAGTTAAACACTAAGGTTTTAGAGAACCCATTAATCACCAACCTTGTCCTTAGCCTCAACAAAGCCACCTctcaaaataattttaaaggTTGTGATTAGAGATTGACTCCTTCATGGTTTGACAAGTCTCAAGGATAATAGATCATAACTCATTCATATATCCAATTTAAGTGGTTTCTCTCAAGAAATTAGCGCAAAAAATACTCATGAATTCAtcatacaacatatgagttacATTTACTATTAAGAAACACCTCATGACCTATTAGTCTTGTGACATAAACTTAGCAAATGTGTCACAAGCACCATATCCATCGATAGCATGATTTGGAAAAAACACCATAACTCATACTCCTTTAGTTGTGATTGGATAAGCAACGAGTAATCAGAGGAAAAAGATTGAATGCATAAAACAAAAACTATCAACTAAAGATTATACTAGAAGCGATAAGCACGATTTTAAAAGTATTTCGTAAAATGTCATCCTCTCTTGGAATTGCAAAAAAGTTAATCATTTCCAGCATGTTACCTCCCAAAGACTCCAAAAGTCCCAATAAATGTCCAAGGAGAAACCCGTCTTTGGTTTTTCGACATTTCAGTTAGAGACTAACAAAAAATGCTAACAGTAAAACTCACTGTACAAAACTTAGCTCAAGTTAAATACTGTTGAAAGTTCAGACGATTAAGTAACCAGGATTTTATCAAAGAAATTCTTCATTAAGGCCATCTATAACCCTATGATATATCATCATACTTCAGCAAAGAGAATACAATCCACAAGTCATGAAACAATAATCAAATCGAAAAACTGCACTCTGCCATATTTATAGGAAAGTCAATAAGATAAAATGTCAAACTTTTAACATAGTGTTTGCTAGTAACCTACGCCTCAAAGCTACACTTATTCTTATGAGACAAACCAAGGAATTGGGAATTAAATTACCAATAAAGTTCTTCCCTTTAATAATGCATTTCAAGAATCAATCACTAGCCGCAAACATATACGCTAATACACATACTCCGTAGCgtattatttatcatgtttcgcaTTGTTATCAAACCCTCGTATGTCAATAACAGTATGCATAACAATTAATTACTCCAAAAAACCACAATGTAAAATCTAAATAATGGAGTTCTGTATTGTAGCAACAATTTAAttgattcaaaacccaaaacaacGGTACCAACAAATCACTAACATCCAAAAACTTAATTTGTATCCTTCCATGTTATCTTGTTAACCGTCAAAAACCAATTGATGTCATGTAAAAATATGCCAGATCAAGAATTTTCTTGCTCGGTCAAAAACCACAAGAAACAGCAATCCAAAACTCAATCGACGAAGATGATGCagaaaaacatgaaatatgaaTGTCGGacaaattgaattgaaattggACAGAAAATCATGGTAACAACAAAATAAGCTTCTACAAAAAACTATTagtcataaaaataaataatcaaaattcaactttaGATTGTAGGAGATATAACTAATAGTATATGAAATTAGAATGCCTTATCTGAAATTATGTCGTGGCGTGACACcaatcactgccctaaagttgaatttgcccCGCTACACACACGGACTCATGGCAATCAACCCCCAGGGTTACACGACTCTTCATATCCGGTGTGGACGGATACGAAGATTGAGAACACCCTTAAACAATGCCCAAAACAATGGTAGATTTTGTGTTTTTCATTTTGGAGAGGATGAAGAGGTTAATTTTCTGTGTGTCTAGAGGAATAATCAATAGTCTTTAAATAGGCCGAAACAATCAACAAGAATAGAAGGTTATTAATTGGTCATCAATTAGGTCATAAATGGAGGAAGCAATTAAGGTAATAATGGTCAACAAATCAATTAGTTGACATTACACAATCAATTCAATAATTACGCTCCAAAATTGATGATTCATAGTAGGAAAACCCACATTGTATTTACGGGAACTTTAATTCTTTTGAAGCAACATAATTTGGAGTTTTTCAACATAGACCAAAAGGGGAAAAACTCCAACACACAACGGCACCCATCAACCAGCAACTCAGTACTGGCAATACTCACCTTGGGGTTGGGCCTCACCACAATAGGCCGTCCCTCCCTGTCCGTACCCCACAATCCCATGGCAGCAGCAATCTCGCCCTAATAATCAGCCAGGGGTACTTGGTGCTCGTCCTCAGCAGTCATACAATATGCAAGCGCCTCAAACCGGGTACACACCAACGGATATTGAAGCCGCCATGCATACTCTCTCTCTCCATCAACCTGATGAAAATTGGTATATGGACACAGGAGCGACCTCTCACATGACTGCAAATTCAGGTAGTCTCACGTCTTATTTTAAATTGAGCACAAATAATGGCATTATTGTTGGAAATGGTAGCACTATTCCTATTCATGGTTATGGTCATAAATCTCTCACTGCATCTAAACCCCCTTTAACCTTAACCAACGTTTTTCATGCTCCTAAACTCATCAAAAATCTTATTTCCGTCAGAAAATTGACTAGTGATAATATGGTTTCTGTTGAGTTTGATCCTTTTGGGTTTTCTGTGAAGGATTTCCGGACGGGGAGCCGCCTAATGAGATGTGAGAGCTCGGGGGATCTCTACCCATTCACTGTCAATCACCAAGCCACCAAAATTCAATCCTCCTTCCTAGCTGCTGCTCCATTCAATACTTGGCACTCTCGATTGGGTCATCCGGGAGATGCTATTCTTAATTCACTTCGTAGCAATGACTTTATTCAATGTAATAAGACTCGTAGTTTTTGCAATTCTTGTCCATTGGGGAAACACATTAAGTTACATTTTCATGATTCTCTGAATGTCACTCATATGCCTTTTGATATTATTCATAGTGACTTGTGGACTTCACCTGTTTTGGGTTCAAGTGGCCATCGTTATTATGTGCTATTTTTGGATAATTTTAGCAATTTTCTATGGACTTTTCCAATTTCTAAAAAATCTGAAGTTTACTCCACTTTTCTCTCATTTAAGGCCCTAATTAAGACTCAGTTTGAGAGAGATATTAAGAATATTCAATGTGACAATGGTGGAGAGTTTGATAATGGCCTTTTCGAACTTTTTGCAATAATAATGGCTTACAATTTCGTTTCTCTTGCCCCCATACCTCTGCCCAGAACGGGAAAgcagaaagaaaaatcaagtctATTAATAACATTGTACGAACATTGCTTCTTCACTCATCGATGCCCCCTTCCTTTTGGCATCATGCCCTCCAAATGGCAACATATCTCATTAATATTCTCCCTACTAAGCTTCTCAAGTTCAATTCTCCTACTCAAGTCTTGTACAAGCGAGACCCATCTTATTCCCATCTTCGAGTTTTTGGTTGTCTATGTTATCCTCTATTCCCCTCTACAACAATCAATAAACTTCAAGCCCGATCAACACCTTGCGTATTCTTGGGGTATCCTACAAATCACCGGGGTTATAAATGCTTTGATTTATCAAACAATAAAATGTTTATTTCACGGCATGTTATATTTGATGAATTACAATTTCCCTTCTCGAAATTACATAACCCCATTCCGAATTCTTATACTTTTCTGGAAGATGGAATTTCCCCACATATTCTATACAACTTGCCCAAATCCCATACACAAAATGCTGGTCATGCGGATCATGTTCCTACCCCCACTGATCCAGCAAACCCCttaaggcccacggcccaactTGACCATGCAAGACCAACATCTCCCTCCAAAGCCCACCTTGATACCCCACATCTACCTACTGCCAACACATCAAATATCCCCCCCTCTCCCATCTCTTCACCTACTGTCGGTCCATCACCCTTAAGCCCAGTTCAGGCTCCCATTTCCTCTCCACGGCCCACACCTAGGCAGCCCAACCGCATGGCAACTAGAAGCTAGCACGGAATCTTCAAGCCCAAAAGGCTGTTCAACTTGAGCACTGCTACCACCATCTCTCCCATACCTCGTAATCCTTTGAGTGCTCTAAATGACCCAAATTGGAAAGCTGCTATGACCGATGAATATGATGCTTTAGCTCAAAATAAGACGTGGGACTTGGTTCCACGCCCTCCTAATGTGAATTTAATTCGTTCAATGTGGATTTTTCGTCACAAAAAGAAATCTGACGGTTCTTTTGAGAGGCATAAAGCCCGTCTTGTAGGTGATGGCAGTGGTCAACAGGTTGGCGTGGATTGTGACGAGACCTTTAGCCCGGTAGTCAAACCGGCCTCTATTCGTATTGTGCTAAGCATTGCTCTCTCAAAATCTTGGCCCATTCATCAGTTGGATGTGAAGAATGCTTTTCTTCATGGTAATCTTAATGAGACCGTGTACATGCATCAACCAATGGGATTCAAAGATCCTGTTCATCCAGATTATGTGTGCCTTTTGCGGAAATCGTTATATGGGTTAAAGCAAGCTCCTCGAGCCTGGTATCAACGATTTGCATATTATGTCTCTACCATTGGTTTCTCCCACAGTCGATCTGATCATTCTCTATTTGTTTATTGTCGTGGAACTGACATTGCTTACATCCTGTTATATGTTGATGACATCATTCTTACAGCTTCCACAGATGCTCTCCGCAAATCCATTATGTCTCTTCTCAGTGCCGAATTTGCTATGAAAGACTTGGGTCCTCTAAGCTACTTCTTGGGCATTGCAGTTACACGTAACAAAAATGGTATGTTTCTCTCACAAACCAAATATGCGGAGGAAATAATTGAACGAGCAGGCATGACTCATTGCAAACCGTGTCACACTCCAGTAGACACGAAGACTAAGCTCGGGGCTCAAATTGGCGTGTCGTGTGATGACCCCACGCACTACCGCAAGCTTGCGGGTGCTCTCCAGTACCTTACATTCACTCGACCGgacattgttaggttatgatacatatgatattacataaatcatgcggaaacaaccattaacccatgaatacatattatttacacataatcatatagcataatttagatgcatactctttgttgcgtgccctccctagctgcgcccgaaccgaacaagaacaagtctttaggactccaagtgtcgtccctccgtagatagtccacagcacgtccggatccgccttaagattgaccaactagaatcgcccttaaggtactagaattttcggcacttttgagcaagatgtgtggctgaatttttctctcaaaaactcactttgaatactttgaaactcgttataaattgtgaacccaggccacatatttatagggttatggaaagggaattggaatcctattcagatacaaattaattaaacctagaatcctacaagaactctaatttaattaatttatcaaatagaattaggaatttaatcattaaccgaactctgcacgttttaggaaacgtgcacgaacacaaacacttacgcacacacacacggcagcctcgatgggccgcccatgcgtgcgtgcgagcagcagcccacgcagcgaggcctgcgcgagccacaagctcacgcaagcacccgcgcgcgctgcgcgcgctgtgcgcgctgccacggcctgctgggcctggccttgcgctgggcctggcgtgactgtttgtgtggcgcgcttggcttgctgggcgatggcctggcttcgtgctgggccctcgtctggcaggccttgtccgatgcttattcgtacgatacgcttccgattaaatttccgattccggaattcatttccgatacgaacaatatttaacatttccgattccggaattaatttccgtttcgaacaaatatttaatatttccgtttccggaattattttccgattccagtaatatttccgattctgacaatatttccgtttccggcaatatttccgattctggtaatatttccatttccgataatattttccgatacgaaccatgtttccgtttccggcaacatctacgacttggataatatttatatttccgatacgatccatatttccgtttccggtaatatcatcgtttccggagtattcatttcttgcctgtgacgatctcagctcccactgaaaccaagatccgtcgattccgaatatccatagatagagtatttaatgccattaaatacttgatccgtttacgtactatttgtgtgaccctacgggttcagtcaagagtaagctgtggattaatatcattaattccacttgaactgaagcggcctctagctaggcattcagctcacttgatctcactgaattattaacttgttaattaatactgaaccgcatttattagacttatcatagaatgcatacttggaccaagggcattatttccttcagtctcccacttgtccttagggacaagtgtgcatttc
This Spinacia oleracea cultivar Varoflay chromosome 6, BTI_SOV_V1, whole genome shotgun sequence DNA region includes the following protein-coding sequences:
- the LOC110775626 gene encoding uncharacterized protein, translated to MTDTSKFHFALAVTNVKTLIPITLDLENGKFHSWATLFKVQANIHSVLEHIQPPTEETAAKAYQASKEADLPLWTRLDNVVLQWIYATVSTEILDTILVQDDVAEKACKRVESLFHDNKNTRAVYLETKFTTTVMADFSSITAYSNRLQSLATQLANVGAPVSENRLVLRLLAGLPEAYRYFVTNMQQKKRLPGFVEMVSRLKMEDNTNKEWAARDSGGAALLLVDDDPTPPQHHPHGNNNNHGGGRNHGGGRNHGGGRNIYRGKKPSYRGRSNNNHHRGGNHGGGGGGSSHGGSNSSGYNNHNGSSRGRGGHNVGDITNSI